Within Porites lutea chromosome 2, jaPorLute2.1, whole genome shotgun sequence, the genomic segment AGAAGGCAGTCTTTGCCAAATCACTGATATCGTATCAGAGgattatagtttttgtttgatattagtCAAAAGTAAATCAACTGCGGTAAACTGAAGATACAGTCCAGTTCAGAACAtcaggttaaattttcaaaGCTATTCCCGGAGTTGTTTAGCATTGGTCACCCAGTGAAGGCCCTTACAAAGTGGAGACCGCAAGAAAAGGATGGGCCgtttttgagtatttttagagTCGGGTGTATTTTGTTTTAGTACCTATTAAAAGCCATCTGTgcatgatttaaaaaaaaagccatcgtttatgatttttccaaaaaactgtTATCATTAAATAGTTTGGAAATGAATAAACTGACGATAAATGGAGAGAATTAGAATTTAGACCAGACGTCACAttcccatgttcagtttataaAAAGACACGTCATTCATGTTCACTGAACTGGGAATGGACCCGAATGACGCAGGTGTTTTGTAGGAATAAACTTCCTTCGTGGAAACAATGATATCGCTGGGCCGAAAAGTCCCAAGTACATAGCTACTAAACGACTTGCCATTTCATTGACTTATTCTAGTTTTGGCTTTAAACTAGGGGTTTCCTACTTATAATTCCGAATAGATTGGCATCTCTGCGGTAGCAGTCACCTGAGTTTGACTATTGGAAGCCAGTTGCATAAATCTCAACGTGAGACACACCAGCTAATCCCTATTTCAAACAGTCCAATTATTAGCTAGAAATGCTCTACTTTTTTCATCACTCTTATATAATTCTATCTCGTTCCAAATGCGCATACTTCttcagttttcaaagaactgacaaaagtaaatagaaataatttctatttACTTTAATTTGCCATCTGTCGAAAAACGACTCATCTTTTCCACAACCTTAACCCGAGCCTTTAATACGCCGATGGAATGTAGACGAAAGCGGGTTTAAAGCGATCAAAGAAGGACTAAATTCCCATCAAATATAAGAAAATACAGCCGGAAGCGGCCAGAGAAGTCATAGAAAGCGTTTCGTCGTGCGGAGAAGATCTGGAAAAGGTGCTTACTGAATtggtgaaaattaaaatgagggaTTCGTTCGAGAAGTAAAATCGCATGAGTTCCTTACGGTGGCGGATGACCGTCGAGTCAGAAACTCGGGCATTCATGTAGTTGTTGATTATGTGAGcttaaatgatttttattgagggTCGCTGACTGGATTCAGCTGTACGGTGATGCTCTTCAGTCtttctcaattttttaaacATCAGCCGATGCGGGGTAAGTCTATTTTGGGTTCCTTTGTATCATCTTCAAATagatatttattattattttagcacAAAAACGTGTTAAGGTCGACACCGATCACTcgatcattttataaattctcaatAACTGCTAATTGTGTGAAAGTGTAATGTTCCGGGAGAATGTTGATGTAGATCACTATTTCTTAAGCCTGATCGCACTGAAACAGTTCAGTTCAGTCACAGTTCAGTTTTTAAGTGTGGATCGTAGTGGATATTTTAACACTGATTAAATCTGTgaagttaattgttttaaggGTATGAGGAGTGTAACCAAATGAATTAGAGATTTTTAGTCAGAACAAAGCAATTGCACTTTTGAGCTTTGGTCAAACTCAGGTGGTTGTGAGTTTTAAGTTTGATGTTTAGACtatcttgtttgtgtttttgcggTGACTCGAATCTCAGTTTGAAATgtctgtatttgtttttttttaaaagtttaatgATGAGAATTTGTGGTTTAATTGAAATCGAGTTTTTTTCCCTATGGGATGATTTAAAGGTACTCGAAGTTATTCATAACTTGTGATCAATAATAGATGGTATAATTGTTAAGAACTTCCTTGAATGCATTTTAGTGTTGTTGAGAGAAGATGGTGATGACCagcctttaaacaaacaaaactaatccTAAAGGAAACATTGATGATAGTGCATGTCCAGCATTAAGTAAAACAGTTTGGCCTCCCTGATGCAATAGAGCAGCTTAGCCTTTTTAGGCTGTGGCTCTGTGAGAATTTTATTCTCCAGGTGTCTCagagggaaataaaaaatagctttaTTTTTAAGACATTGTTTAAGTATTTAGTTCCCAGTATTGTATCGTGTTGCTCAAGTGCTCTTTCAAATATTGCAAGTGTTTCGCTTACATTTGAATTTAGCTCCATCCAGATCCAGTGAGGCCCTTAAAACTAACGcgtcaattttaaaagttttcgcATGAGGCAGTTTCCATTCGGCGGTTAGTGTTAGTTCTGGCCTTGAATGAAGGTCCCATAAAAAGGTTGCGTTTACAtaaaattatggagatcttgtAAGCAcgaattgaaatatatgaaatgattcATAAATTGTTCGAACTGCGGATGAAGgtatgaaagtgaacatgatcatcgcagtaaaatGCGCAGCCTATTCGGTTACTTTTGCCAGTCTGAAAAGCGTTAATCAAATGTACCCGTcggatacatctagaaatccgtTTTAACCTTGCCTTGTGTTTCATTCGATCTTCgatcttttacagaaaacctcTTTTTGAGCAAACGTTAACCATTTtatcacattattttatcatatttggttaaTTAAAAACAGTATCCAAAGGAACATGAACAGAAGAGGTGAGAAAGGCGTAGGCGCCGGGCAGGAGAAATCGCCTTCGTTTACCAAactaacaaaagaaatgaatcaataacaCTGGCGAGCAAATAATCATTATATAAATTTGGAAAGTCGATGGAAAAGGTTACATAAGTTTAGAAAATCAAGCTTTATTTCTCGACCTTAAACCTTCGACAATGATTCATGCAGACTCCGTGTCATTTCTCACCTCTACTAATGATCGAATTCAGAAGTATTCGTCGATGTTTGGCTTTCCCTGGACAAATCCATCGGTGAATGCTCAAGggtatataaaaaaatgagtGCTCTGGTATGGCTAAGTCTATAAACATAATTTCGGCTTGTAACTGATTCAACTCTACAAGTCTCAGTATCCTCACTTTATGTTTCACGCGCGTGTCCTGAGGTGAGATGCAAATTAGCTAACAAATGGTATCTAATGAGCATGTGTATCAGCTGACTCTGTCCCTTTAAGAAACCATTGGACCTCCATGACTCTTGGTGGGTTAATTTAAGAAATTAAGTGCTTTTCGAGTGTAGGTTTTTGTTgagggtcgagggtaaattATCGAGGgtagttttttttgtagtttttttgaGCTTTGTTCGCAAGATTTCCCGATTTTTCGGACGAGTAAAAACATTCCTTGCAACAACAAGAAATGAATTAGACTATCTTTGTTCAGCTGTACCCAGCTGGTATGAAGCAAGGTATGTATTACAATATAACAATAACAAGCTGCATGTCATGTAGTAATACATGCAAGCAACTGCTGACATAGTTAAGGATATCTTGCTAGGCCGTACTATTTCCTTAGATAATACAGGCCAAAACAACAAGgcattttttacgaaaaaaaaaaaaaacactcctgtTTAGTTGCTCTGGCCTTTTGGAAACCTAAAGAATGACCGTTTAGCAATAAAAAACCCAGATATGATATACCTCctaacaaatgttgctaaaactcagGATGTCCCGCTGGACGGTACCATTTTCTTCGGTAAAACCGGCCAAAAGGACAGGGccacttttatgaataaaaatattcctataCAGTTACCCTAAGCTTGCAGAAACCTACAGAAATAAAGTTCTTCAACACcgtttaacaataaaaaacccagATATGATATACCTCTTAACAAATGTTGCTAACGCTCAGGATGTCCCGTTGGACGGTActatgatggtgatggtgatgtaCATGCCAACAAATGTTGCTATAGTTTAGGACGGTACTATTTTCTTCGGTAATACGTACCGGCCAGCAGGACAAGACAAATTGATAAGACATTTATAAAAAGGATTGCTTACTATACAGGACCAAGAACACTTCAAAAGTCGCAATAAACGCAAACTGCGTCAACAATACCGTAAAATCACGCTTCTCTGGCGATAAAACGGCTCCttaacacaggaaaaaataacagattcccatttttggatattttagggtatttaaataatacccacaaaaatcccaaatttggaagagtgagacaagtcccaatcagggaacttggttgggaattccctggttgggacttgtctcactttgccaaatttgggatttttatgggtattctttaaataccctaaaatatccaaaaatgggaatccgttattttttcttgtgctttGGCTGTTAGTTTTCCACCACGCTtgagccgccatattggatgtTTTCGAGAATTTCCGAAGTTAACCCGAATCGGAAACTCGTTCCTAGTACTCCTCGGCTGTCCTTTTGGACGGTATGATTTAGGCACAACCTAACGCAACCGAGCAAACAGGCCTTGAAAGTAGCAACCAAGCCTTTGAATGAGTTAATTTCTTACTAAAAGCACTTATAATGTCTCATATTTACATCAGGTATGTAATTATAAtttgttaatattattactcTCTTTCAGTTCCAAAAATGCTCATTATGCCGGCATTATTCTCGATGCCCCGACTATAGCGTTATGCCCCGAAATTATGCCGACAAATAGAGGTTCTAGAGAAACAATTTAGAACTGAAGTAATGCACCAGAAAGTCAAACAAGCCACAGGCCAAAACACGAGTAGCAGCAGTGCTTGGTGCATCAAAGATGAAAGGTGAACAGCTTATTTGACAAGAAGAGATAGCACAAAGGTGGGTAGAATATGTGACAGAATTGTATGATGACAGAGAACCGGCCAATTCTACAGTTTCAGGCATCAACCGGGCAAAACATCCTGACAGAAGAAGTTGAGCATgctattagcctgcgaaaacatccatttctcctcgctgtacagcggcgaagagcgatgagaaacggatgttttcgcaggctagcatGCTATACACAATAATGAAAAATGGAAAAGCAACGGGCCCAGACGACCTTCCGATTGAAGCACTAAGCGTTAGATGAGCAGAATATAAAGACCATTACAGATTTGTGCAATATAATCTACAACACTGGCTATAAACCAACGGATATATGAAGCAATCAATCTTTATTCCAATACCGAAAAAGTCGAAggcacaaaaatgttttgaatacCGAACCATACTCATGAGCCATGAACAAACTGTTGGTAAAATATGATAGAAGTCAGAGTAGCAACCAAGATCGACCAAGAAGTCAACATTCTACAAAGTGAATTCAGACCAATAATGGGTACGAGAGAAGGAATTTTTAATCTAAGAACAATATGTGAAACAGCTTTAGAAGTAGGAAAAGAGGTGCACATGTTTCATTTACTATGCCAAAGAAGGCAAATACAACAAGTTCattgttaaaaataataaagaaaagaaaatgccaGTATTTTGGACTCGTTATAAGGGCGAGATCGATCCAAAAATTGTTACTGGAAGGCAAAATTGAAGGGATGAGAGGACACGGGAGACCAAGAGCTAcctggattaaaaaaaaaaaaacctcaaagAATGGTTAGGACACACCTATAATGGATGTGTAAGAAGAGGGGAAAGATCGGAACAGCTGGAGATCCATGATAGCCGACCTACTACCAGTAGATGGCACTtgatgtagcctgcgagcaagctctcgtatttgggcaagcgaagcgaacCTCGCGAGAACGCCTGCCCCTTAGCTTGATCacgctttttaaaaaactcaCACCACTAGCCATTGTGGCTGTTGTTTACATATAACTGTTCCATTATTTCCACTGCAAAAATGTGCTATTTAAACTGTTCCGGATTCCAGTTTTATTCAAGTCCACGACTTTTCTTTGTTGGAAATGTAATCTCTACATGTAATTGTAATCTTCTACTGCATTTGTGATTTTCACCAACGCCTCCTGAAGGATTTGTgatttaagtttgtttttatctGGATATGTTATTGCGTGCCGTCATTCGCCGCAACAGTTGGGAAGTGCATTGACTATTCTCAAATCACAGTGAATTACTGCTTTGTAATCACAAAATACCACACTCAagagaagaaacaacaataacaacaaaaagccAACTCTGTTTTCTGATCAGGATATTATTTTATTGCAAGCAGAAGTAGACAAAGACATTTAAAACTTCTCAAATTGTTTCTTGTCCTTGCTGCCTTTTCCCTTGCTGACCTTCAGTACATTAAATCTCACTGTCTTACTGAGAGGACGGCACTGACCAACAGTCACTACATCACCAAGACCAACATCCCTAAACAGAagtaaaaaagaacaaaacacatTGTAAGGAGCTTTGCAGGTGTttaaaatcataatttttttttgttattcaaagtTTAAAACCAAGCTTAGCATGAGCAAGATAATAGGTTTCATAGTAATAATTAAGAGAATAATAATACAACTTTCTCACAACGTACTATGTAGTCACTTCAGGGGTACATATACATGAGCATTTTACTATTTCCATAGCCTGCTGGTAAGCTTTCCATCGAGCAAAGCAACCCGCGAGAGAACTAGCAAGCAAGcatggagagcttgctagcaagCTAACATTTCAAATGCTTACTGCAAGTCTTCATCAAGTCATACAGACAGGCAGTAAACAGTCACACCAATCACAACCACCAACTGCACTAAaattacatacatgtacattgcacAACACAGCATTAAGTGTGTTCACTTAATCACCTGGCCCTGgctgttcaaacgttggatagtaCTATTCACCAGAAAAATCAACATCCAGCTGATAAGTATTAATTTTGGGAAACCAATAACATTACCAGCCAGAAAGAATAGCGTTTTCCACCTTTTGAATGATTGACGATTTGTAAAGACTAGTAGCAAGTAGGTGGGAAGACGCAATACATTTACATCTGAAGTAACATATTGAACCAAACAATACTCAAGGAGCAAAGTTTACTTAAGTTGCAAAAATCAAATTCTGCAGGGGTTGTGCATGGACTGCTTAGCACAGTCAAATCTTAAGTTGCCTTTGATGTAAATAACTAGATTAGGTGGATGCCGTTGCCCAGCAACAATgtcatgaaaacaaaaatatccgCCCAAACTTGGGAAGCTTTAAAAATTCTCCATCAGGAACAATTGCCAGCCTATTGCTCAACTTCTAAGGAACATTATTTATGCAGATTGCAACCATTACAACACTTTTGACAAAAGCGAAGGGCATGTTTGTGTGATGGGGTGGCATAGCTGTCCCCAGTCATGTGGCTGATCCTGACTGAGTTCAAGTTCCTACTAAGGGGGGTGTGTTAGTGTTTGTGTgcactttttgttttattttttaatctttcCACCAAGCTTAGCCAGGACACACACATTTTATTTGTCAATTGCAACAAGCTACTGAGGGTTGAGTCTTATACAAGTAGAATCAACTGCCCACCAGCACCTTTTAAATGGACCAACAGAGACCTTGATACCTCTGCTCACTAATGCCACACAAAAATATAGGAACTCACTAGCACCTTCTATGCTAACAATAATTTGAACCCAAAATGAAATCAATtgttatgtatgtatgtaaaaaaTCACGTGCAAGGGAACGCTCTTCAAAACTGTTTCATTTGAGTGGTCATATAGTACaaggccgagttgttcaaagctgggttaagataacctagggttagtgtgagatttgaattaagatttgaaagcttaaaaagcaattcagttttaattctttttgtccacaagttgataattggaagctctaaaaataagagagaaaattatcaagaaaatgcttttgaacacaagaaaaagaaaccgggGTTAAAGTTAACCCCAGGTTAAGCGCTAACCGGCCTTCagacaactgggccctggactTTGTTCAggcttattattttcatttgacTTGTTCATCCCGGCAGGTACAAATAATGTAACTTTCAGATTTTGGTTTCCTGAACATAAAATCtactcataaaaaaaaaacaaacaaacaaacaaacaaaaacaatgataaTGCTAAAAAATAATGTTATCATTATACTTACAGCAGTTACCACTAACAGGCGCCctcaaagggtttttttttcggttCAAACCTGCAGTTTGGTGGATGTCAATCAACCGTTACCATGGGTTTTATGTGTTGACCTGGAGAAGATTCTTTCCCAGTTTCTCAAGCACTCAGAGGAGGAAAATGTCGGCATTTAAGCTATTACAGCACTATTTTGCTACAGGATCTGACACCGCTTCATGTCCAGATTATAAGGAGTACGAATTTGTTGATTATTTGTCGAAGGAAACTCAAATTGACTTATTTACTCACTGAAAGTTACAACCACATAAGCTTTTTCAATACACGCTTGCAACTTGTCTGAGTTCTTGCTAGTTCTAAATTCTACTCCATAACATGAAGAATGATAAGTAGTTCTGCAGGttacaaaattagttttcaaAAACAGCCTCCATTCAGAGGTAACTTTTTTCCCTTGTCAGTGTGATATCTTTTGCTTCTTTGAATTTATGCTCCTTGGCAATTCGTCCATGGCTCCTGTGTTTTCATACAATCAAGTAAGCTTAAATGAACAACCTGAAAACTGTTAGAGAGTATTTCGGCTATTTCATGCAGCTCGCAGAGACCTCATTGTTTTAACAATGTAATCTTCCAtcttaatgaaataaataaaattataaatgcTGTCATGATGTGAAATATTGCAAGTCTTTGCCTTTCATTCAGTGATGAGGGAACCTTCTCTGTCAAAGTGCATGAgaaaaccatggaaacagttgattgacgtccaTGAAAACTCAGTTTCAACAGGGAGAAAAAACACTCCGAGGAcgcgtgttagtggtaaccgctgtaaataaaaataaattagaatGCAAGTTCTAAACACCACAGATGCTGCTACTGTATAAAGAGCTCGCTAATTTCACCAGCTGAAAAGAACCTATGACCAAAAGCTCAAATTGCTCTGAAAACAAAGACATAAGGTAACTTTGAAGGTACAATTGAGTAAAAACGCTGGCTTGACTAATAAAAAAGCCTGCTTAGCTTTTCCTTAGCTAAATCCCTGAACAACAGCAGAAAGTAATACACTGTACTTTACATCTACTTACGTACCAATAATCTCATGAACTGTAAGTTCAATCAAGAGTACTTTAATGATAACAATTCTGTTGTATTCTTTATAATTAATTCTACTTTCTGTGTTAGCACACAAACAGGAAGTCTACCTGAAACAAGGTGAAAGATGGGCAGAAAGATTCTTATGCCGCTTCTCATATCTGTTGTACTTCTTGACAAGGTGTAAGTAGTCCCGCCGGATGACAATTGTGCGTTTCATTTTCATGCTTGTAACAATGCCAGTCAGGATACGTCCACGAATGCTGACGTTTCCTGTAAAGGGGCATTTCTTGTCAATATATGTTCCCTCAATGGCCTGTTGAAGGAATTCACATAGACAGTATTTAACAGTCAGCCCTGTTCCTGCCAGGCTGAACAAGATTCCTATAACCTACAATCGAACTTCCAAATGCAACCACCTCTTATAGGTAACCACTCATCCAAAAACACCAAAGTTTTCTCTTCCAGTTGGAACATCTTGTCAAATGGCCACTTCCTGTAACGTAAGTGACTGCAAACACTTTTGGGGCacatgattttatatttttgcagggttcgcaaatacgccaaatttgccatattttacgccaaaattgttcaaatgactccactgaggttacggagggagtcacttcgactccagaaatctTCGGTAACAAACatagttttgtccttacctttttcgcaacaaatacaatttacgttaattgtaaacgttgtaaaccttaattaaatcatcgaaattaaagaattatactgcacgaccaaaaaacaggaagagggtaaattacaATGAAAGGTatatccctcacgatagtgtcaacatgccaggaccacgtgctggaaagtctgtttggcttttttcgttgtgatacttgactccaaatattccaaaatgactccaaaatttgtgaaccagaagtcacactgactccactcatcaagaaaatttgcaaaccctgtttttgtattgtttttaacctcttgcaAACAACCTCTCAAAGCATGGTCTGATCTCTATTCACTGTATGTGCTACATGTACGCTTCAAAGAATATACATGTctaaaaaactttaagttacaataatcacggttgtcattaagagccgggggccggggattttccctggctacTAAGAGACTGGTCCCctgctacttttattggaaaatagaagaaaaaatagaaccaaaagaaatccctagccgtttgattccccgcctacttgatgcatttacccggcaacttgaaatcttagtgacaacgcTGAATAATATTGTAACTTAAGGTTCTTCACCGTTC encodes:
- the LOC140926369 gene encoding small ribosomal subunit protein uS17-like encodes the protein MSRTVSMLGEIHETTWVVLFSVAAMAEQRFLQLLSFLTKCFSLQTERAYQKQAPIFQNKKRVLGQTGKRKELRYVRNVGLGFKTPKEAIEGTYIDKKCPFTGNVSIRGRILTGIVTSMKMKRTIVIRRDYLHLVKKYNRYEKRHKNLSAHLSPCFRDVGLGDVVTVGQCRPLSKTVRFNVLKVSKGKGSKDKKQFEKF